The Campylobacter concisus sequence TAAATTCTGGCAAAAGCAGAGCTTTCTCTTTATAAAAGACGGTCGCTATTTTTATATCTAAATTTGGATAGCGTTTGAGCAGCTCTCTTTTTATCTCGACCATACTCTCGCCACTATCGATGATGTCATCAACGAGTAAAATTTTAGTGTATTTGCTAAGATCTGGCACGTTAAAGATATTAATCGTATCAAGCTTATTTGTATCTTCATAATGGATAGAATTTAGGGTAAATAAATTTCTATTTTCAAGCGCGACAGCTAGCGAGTGGCCAAGCGTTAGACCGCCCCTTGCCACAGCTAGTATCACCTCTGGATCAAACTCATCTTTTATCTGTTTTGCCATCTTTTTAGCATCAACGGCAAATTCATCGTAGCTATAAAATATCATCTTTCATCCTTATCAATGCACTAAAAATACGATAAAACTAATGAGCGCTAGCACGACTACGCCTAAATTTATATCGCTAAATTCTCTCTTTATGAGCTTAACTATGACGTATGACATAAAGCCAAATGCAAGGCCATTTGTGATCGAATAGGTAAGTGGGATGAGCACAACTATAAAAAATGTCGCAACCGCAATGGCTGGATCTTTGAAATTTATACTAGCAAGCTCAGCAAACATAAGCACACCAACCATTACAAGGATCGGATAAATGGCATTGCCAGGGATCGCTTTAAAAAGTGGTAACATAAATAATGTAAGTATAAATAAAAGTCCGCAAAATACAGCCGTTAGACCGGTTCTACCGCCCTCTTCTACACCGCTAGCACTCTCTACAAACGATGTGGTCGTACTTACGCCTACAAGTGAGCCAGCTGCCGTAGCAATAGCGTCAGCTTCAAGAGTTTTTTCAAGTTTTACGACGCCATCTTTTTTGTTTTCATCAAAAATTCCAGCCCTTGTGCCAACGCCAGCTAGCGTGCCTATCGAGTCAAAAAGATCAGTCACAAAAAATGTGATAACAACTGGTAGTAAGGCTAGGCTAAAGGCACCTTTTATGTCAAGCTCTAAAAATATCGGTGAGATAGAGGCTGGGGTTGAGAAAATTTCTGTTGGATGAGGAGCGATGCCAAGCACCCAAGCGATCACAGAAGTAGCAAGCACAGCTAGGATAAACGCACCCTTTATATTCCACGCCCAAAAGCAAATAACCAAAAATAGCCCCAAAACGCCAAGAAGCACGTTTGGATCTCTGAAATTTCCTATGCCAACCAAAACCGCGTCGTTATTTACGATAAAGCCCATTTGCTGAAACGCAACAAAGCTGATAAATGTGCCTATACCAGCGCTTATCGCTCTTCGTAGATCAAGTGGGATGGATCTAATTATCCACATCCTAAAATTTGTAAAAGACAAGACGACAAATATCACGCCGCTTAGAAAAACAACGCCAAGAGCCGTTTGCCAAGCCACTTTCATACCGATGCAAAGACCAAATGTAAAATAAGCGTTAAGTCCCATGCCAACGCTCATCGCAACTGGCGTGTTCGCCCAAAGACCATTTAATATCGTAGAAAAGATGGTAATTAGCGCAGTTGCAGTGATTAGTGCCTCATAAGGCATACCAGTTTTGCTCATAATGATCGCATTTACCGGCACGATATACATCATCGCCAAAAACGTCGTAAGTCCCGCTCCAAATTCCTGCTTCACACTCGTTTTGTTTTGTGCTAAGTCAAAAAATTTCACCCCAAGCTCCTTTAGTAAATTTTAAGTTCGTTATATAAGCTATCACGCTCAACCGGCGTAAAACCAGATGTTTTAATAAGATCACAAAATGTCTTTAGCGTAACGCCATTTGCGCTATTTGCGCCAGCTGCACTTTGAATGCTCTCTTTTTCTATCGTACCATCAAGATCATCAGCGCCAAATTCCTGAGCGATCATCGCTAAATTTAGCGTCGAAGTAGCCCAGTAAGCTTTGATATGTGGGACATTATCAAGCACAAGACGTGAGATCGCCAGAGTCTTTAAAATTTCAGCTGATCCTAGAAATTTCACATCTTTTAAGTAGTTGTTTTCTCTTTGATAGACAAGCGGTATAAATGCGTTAAAACCGCCAGTTTCATCCTGCAAGCCCCTGATTCTAAGCATATGATCTATTCTGTTATCACGGCTTTCTATGTGACCAAAAAGCATCGTTGCGTTGCTTTGCTTGCCTTTATCGTGCCACATTTTGTGGATTTTGAGCCAGTTTTCGCTGCTTACTTTGCCTTTGCAAATTTTAGCCCTGACCTCTTCGTCAAAAATTTCAGCCCCGCCGCCTGGCATGCTATCGACGCCGTATTCGAGCATCTTTTCTATCACCTCATCATAACTTAGTCCGTAATGCCTTGATAAAAAGTCGATCTCAGCTGCCGTCATCGCCTTTACGTGAAGTTCTGGATGAGCTGCCTTTATCTTTTTAAAAATTTCTAAATACCACTGCCAGCCACTTTTTGCATTGTGAGCGGAGACGATGTGTATCTCTTTTACTCCGTGACTCACACTCTCATCAACAATCTTTAAAATTTCTTCGTGGCTCATTAAGTATGGATTTGGATTTTTTCTGTGAGCCGAAAATGCACAAAATTTACAGATATCAGCGCAGATATTTGTTGGATTGATATGGCGATTTACATTAAAAAAGACCTTATTGCCGTGCAGTTTTCTGCGCTTTTTATCGGCAAATTTAGCCAAGGTAAAAAGATCAAGCTCATAAAGCGAAAAAGCCTCTTGTTTGCTTAATCTCTCGCCACTTTCTAGTTTTTGTAATAGATTCATTATCTTTATCGTCCTAAAGCTGAACTTAAGGCTTTATTATAGGCAAATAAAGCTTTGTTTTTGCAAAAATTATGTAACATTTGCCAAGATATTTTTAACAATGGAAACATTAAATGCTGGCTGATAAAAGTACCAAAAATAGCAATAATTATTTAAAAATCAAAGAGAAATTTCTTGATTTTAAGGCAAATTTACCAAAACATTTTCAAAAAAATCAGGGTAGAAATTTTGCAAATTTTTTAGCCAAAGAATATGATGATTTTATAAAATCTTATTTAAATGAAACTATGCGAGATTTTTTTGATGATTTTGTGCCGCAAAATGACAGCTTTGCTTTTAGTGTTTTAGCTACTGGAAAATACGCCCAAACTCTACTTAGCGCAAATAGTGAGCTTGAAATTTTACTAGTTTATAAAAATTTAAAAGGCTACAACATAAAGAATTTCTTAAAAGAATTTAGCGAAATTTTAAGTAGCTCTGGAATAAATTTTTATATAAAAAGC is a genomic window containing:
- a CDS encoding phosphoribosyltransferase, coding for MIFYSYDEFAVDAKKMAKQIKDEFDPEVILAVARGGLTLGHSLAVALENRNLFTLNSIHYEDTNKLDTINIFNVPDLSKYTKILLVDDIIDSGESMVEIKRELLKRYPNLDIKIATVFYKEKALLLPEFKVKEAHDWIEFFWDIHI
- a CDS encoding NCS2 family permease, whose product is MKFFDLAQNKTSVKQEFGAGLTTFLAMMYIVPVNAIIMSKTGMPYEALITATALITIFSTILNGLWANTPVAMSVGMGLNAYFTFGLCIGMKVAWQTALGVVFLSGVIFVVLSFTNFRMWIIRSIPLDLRRAISAGIGTFISFVAFQQMGFIVNNDAVLVGIGNFRDPNVLLGVLGLFLVICFWAWNIKGAFILAVLATSVIAWVLGIAPHPTEIFSTPASISPIFLELDIKGAFSLALLPVVITFFVTDLFDSIGTLAGVGTRAGIFDENKKDGVVKLEKTLEADAIATAAGSLVGVSTTTSFVESASGVEEGGRTGLTAVFCGLLFILTLFMLPLFKAIPGNAIYPILVMVGVLMFAELASINFKDPAIAVATFFIVVLIPLTYSITNGLAFGFMSYVIVKLIKREFSDINLGVVVLALISFIVFLVH
- the mqnE gene encoding aminofutalosine synthase MqnE; protein product: MMNLLQKLESGERLSKQEAFSLYELDLFTLAKFADKKRRKLHGNKVFFNVNRHINPTNICADICKFCAFSAHRKNPNPYLMSHEEILKIVDESVSHGVKEIHIVSAHNAKSGWQWYLEIFKKIKAAHPELHVKAMTAAEIDFLSRHYGLSYDEVIEKMLEYGVDSMPGGGAEIFDEEVRAKICKGKVSSENWLKIHKMWHDKGKQSNATMLFGHIESRDNRIDHMLRIRGLQDETGGFNAFIPLVYQRENNYLKDVKFLGSAEILKTLAISRLVLDNVPHIKAYWATSTLNLAMIAQEFGADDLDGTIEKESIQSAAGANSANGVTLKTFCDLIKTSGFTPVERDSLYNELKIY